Proteins encoded in a region of the Panicum hallii strain FIL2 chromosome 3, PHallii_v3.1, whole genome shotgun sequence genome:
- the LOC112886382 gene encoding tryptamine 5-hydroxylase, whose translation MELNLVSWAPLLLLALSAAYVYCATRSRSPQRLPPSPPGWPVIGHLHLLSGGMPHHVMTDLARSMRAPLLRLRMGSVRAVVISKPDLARAALTANDAALASRPHLLSGQFLSFGCSDVTFAPAGAYHRMARRVVVSELLSARRVATYGAVRVKELRRLLAHLTKNTSPDRPLDLSECFLNLANDVLCRVAFGRRFPHGKGDKLGAVLAEAQDLFAGFTIGDFFPELEPVASTVTGLRRRLKSCLADLREVCDEIVDEHLSGKRPHIPGDRDEDFVDVLLRVQKSPDLEVPLTDDNLKALVLDMFVAGTDTTFATLEWVMTELVRHPRILKKAQDEVRRVVGSKGRVEEADLGELHYMRAIIKETFRLHPAVPLLVPRESVAPCTLGGYDIPAKTRVFINTFAMGRDPEIWENPMEYSPERFENGGGEIDLKDPDFKLLPFGGGRRGCPGYTFALATVQVSLASLLYHFEWALPAGVRAEDVNLDESFGLATRKKEPLVVVVRKSEGYDFKGEELNEV comes from the exons ATGGAGCTCAACCTCGTGTCGTGggcgccgctcctcctcctcgcgctctCCGCCGCGTACGTCTACTGCGCGACGCGGAGCCGGTCGCCGCAGCggctgccgccgtcgccgccggggtGGCCGGTGATCGGGCACCTGCACCTGCTGTCCGGCGGGATGCCGCACCACGTCATGACCGACCTGGCGCGGTCCATGCGGGCGCCGCTGCTCCGGCTGCGCATGGGCAGCGTGCGCGCCGTGGTGATCTCCAAGCCGGACCTGGCCCGCGCCGCGCTCACGGCCAACGACGCCGCGCTCGCGTCGCGGCCGCACCTCCTGTCAGGCCAGTTCCTGTCCTTCGGCTGCTCCGACGTCACGTTCGCGCCCGCGGGCGCCTACCACCGCATGGCGCGCCGGGTGGTCGTCTCCGAGCTCCTCTCGGCGCGCCGGGTGGCCACGTACGGCGCCGTCCGGGTCAaggagctccgccgcctcctcgcgcACCTCACCAAGAACACCTCCCCGGACCGCCCACTCGACCTCAGCGAGTGCTTCCTTAACCTGGCCAACGACGTGCTCTGCCGCGTCGCCTTCGGCCGCCGCTTCCCGCACGGCAAGGGGGACAAGCTCGGCGCCGTTCTCGCCGAGGCGCAGGACCTCTTCGCCGGCTTCACCATCGGGGACTTCTTCCCGGAGCTCGAGCCCGTCGCCAGCACCGTCAcaggcctccgccgccggctcAAGAGCTGCCTGGCCGACCTCCGCGAGGTCTGCGACGAGATCGTCGACGAGCACCTCAGCGGCAAGCGCCCGCACATCCCCGGCGACCGCGACGAGGACTTCGTCGACGTCCTCCTCCGAGTCCAGAAGTCCCCCGACCTCGAGGTCCCCCTCACCGATGATAACCTCAAGGCCCTCGTCCTG GACATGTTCGTCGCCGGCACGGACACGACGTTTGCGACGCTGGAGTGGGTGATGACGGAGCTGGTCCGGCACCCGCGCATCCTCAAGAAGGCGCAGGACGAGGTGCGGCGCGTCGTCGGCAGCAAGGGCCGCGTGGAGGAGGCGGACCTCGGCGAGCTCCACTACATGCGCGCCATCATCAAGGAGACGTTCCGGCTCCACCCGGCCGTCCCGCTGCTGGTGCCGCGGGAGTCCGTGGCCCCCTGCACGCTCGGCGGCTACGACATCCCGGCCAAGACCCGCGTCTTCATCAACACCTTCGCCATGGGCCGGGACCCGGAGATCTGGGAGAACCCGATGGAGTACTCCCCGGAGCGGTTcgagaacggcggcggcgagatcgACCTCAAGGACCCGGACTTCAAGCTGCTGCCGttcggcggcggccggaggggcTGCCCCGGGTACACGTTCGCGCTGGCCACCGTGCAGGTGTCGCTGGCCAGCCTGCTGTACCACTTCGAGTGGGCGCTgccggccggcgtgcgcgcCGAGGACGTCAACCTCGACGAGAGCTTCGGCCTGGCCACCAGGAAGAAGGAGCCGCTGGTCGTGGTCGTCAGGAAGAGCGAGGGGTACGACTTTAAGGGGGAGGAGCTGAACGAGGTTTAA